The following are encoded in a window of Sulfitobacter sp. S190 genomic DNA:
- the rplT gene encoding 50S ribosomal protein L20 — MSRTKGGTVTHARHRKVVKAAKGYYGRRKSTFKVARQAVDKANQYATRDRKNRKRNFRALWIQRINAAVRSHDEALTYSRFINGLNLAGIEVDRKVLADLAVNEPEAFAAIVKQAQASLAA; from the coding sequence ATGTCCCGTACCAAAGGTGGAACAGTCACCCACGCCCGTCACCGCAAGGTCGTAAAAGCCGCTAAGGGTTATTACGGTCGCCGCAAGAGCACCTTCAAGGTCGCACGCCAGGCGGTAGACAAAGCCAACCAATACGCCACGCGTGACCGCAAGAACCGCAAGCGCAACTTCCGCGCCCTGTGGATCCAGCGCATCAACGCCGCCGTACGCAGCCACGACGAAGCGCTGACATACAGCCGCTTCATCAACGGTCTGAACCTGGCCGGTATCGAAGTGGACCGGAAGGTTCTGGCCGATCTGGCCGTGAACGAGCCCGAAGCGTTTGCTGCGATCGTCAAGCAGGCACAGGCGTCGCTGGCGGCCTGA
- a CDS encoding NAD(P)H-dependent oxidoreductase, whose protein sequence is MKKRIFILNGHPAQKSLNKSLATCYATAARAAGHEVRLIHIDTLDFDIDYGLAGTQHHKPLEDGLEQLIGNLEWCEHFVLLSPMWWGGIPAKLKGAFDRSLLPGRAYDTRVPAGKMPRPMLEGRTARVILTSDTPRWFLSLMYRSALIHQLRGQVLNFIGFRPARFTFLSGASKAPDKTVAKWLSRIDGLGSAAA, encoded by the coding sequence ATGAAGAAACGCATTTTCATCCTCAACGGTCATCCGGCGCAGAAGTCTTTGAACAAATCGCTGGCCACCTGCTACGCCACGGCGGCGCGGGCGGCAGGGCACGAGGTCCGGTTGATCCATATCGACACGCTGGATTTCGATATCGACTACGGCCTCGCCGGAACGCAGCACCACAAACCGCTCGAGGACGGGCTGGAACAGCTCATCGGCAATCTGGAATGGTGCGAACACTTCGTGCTGTTGTCGCCGATGTGGTGGGGCGGCATTCCGGCCAAGCTCAAGGGCGCCTTCGACCGCAGCCTGCTGCCCGGACGGGCCTATGACACCCGCGTTCCGGCGGGCAAGATGCCGCGCCCGATGCTGGAAGGGCGGACCGCACGGGTGATCCTGACCTCCGACACCCCGCGCTGGTTTTTATCGCTGATGTACCGCAGCGCGCTCATTCACCAGCTGCGCGGTCAGGTGCTCAACTTCATCGGGTTCCGCCCCGCACGGTTCACCTTTCTGTCGGGCGCGAGCAAGGCGCCGGACAAAACGGTCGCCAAATGGCTGTCGCGCATCGACGGGCTGGGCAGCGCCGCCGCATGA
- a CDS encoding TetR/AcrR family transcriptional regulator, with the protein MDKPLQPRALATRAKLINAAETLVETGGFEALRVEEVVAGAGVAKGTFFAHFRDKDALMERLIGARFEELLRQMNESDTPRDVPQLVAAHLPLMRFMTCERYVFDLILRYSGAALIERIGPIAQCIGQHEALLQRWIAQGAYRTDAPLRLLAEGVQAFVIQTLALTFCALHTDMAMQRRLETYVQAWLLPAA; encoded by the coding sequence ATGGACAAACCATTGCAACCCCGCGCGCTGGCCACCCGTGCCAAGCTGATCAATGCCGCCGAAACCCTTGTGGAGACAGGCGGATTCGAGGCGCTGCGCGTGGAAGAGGTGGTCGCGGGGGCGGGGGTGGCAAAGGGGACATTCTTTGCACATTTCCGCGACAAGGACGCGCTGATGGAGCGGTTGATCGGGGCGCGGTTCGAGGAGCTACTGCGGCAGATGAACGAATCGGACACGCCAAGGGACGTGCCGCAGTTGGTGGCGGCGCATCTGCCCCTGATGCGGTTCATGACCTGCGAGCGGTATGTTTTCGATCTGATCCTGCGCTATTCCGGTGCGGCCCTGATCGAGCGGATCGGCCCCATTGCACAGTGCATCGGCCAGCACGAGGCGCTGCTGCAACGCTGGATCGCGCAGGGGGCGTACCGCACGGATGCCCCGCTCAGGCTGCTGGCCGAGGGGGTGCAGGCCTTTGTCATCCAGACACTGGCGCTGACGTTTTGTGCACTGCACACCGATATGGCGATGCAGCGGCGGCTCGAGACCTATGTGCAGGCGTGGTTGCTGCCGGCGGCCTAG
- a CDS encoding GFA family protein: MTITGGCYCGEIKYEVTGDIQWQAQCMCRECQYISGGGPNFFMMVAADDYRTTQGTVTQFARSDLPAPRTRDFCPTCGTHLVTRLPDRPVVVVKVGTLDDPSVYSGPQMAIFTCDQQPYHTLAEGLPTAHKRP; the protein is encoded by the coding sequence ATGACCATCACCGGCGGCTGCTACTGCGGCGAAATCAAATACGAAGTGACCGGCGACATCCAGTGGCAGGCCCAGTGCATGTGCCGCGAATGCCAGTATATCTCGGGGGGCGGGCCGAACTTCTTCATGATGGTCGCCGCCGACGATTACCGCACCACCCAAGGCACCGTGACACAATTCGCCCGCAGCGATCTGCCAGCCCCGCGCACCCGCGACTTCTGCCCCACCTGCGGCACGCATCTGGTCACCCGCCTGCCCGACCGGCCGGTCGTGGTGGTCAAGGTCGGCACGCTCGATGACCCATCGGTCTATTCCGGTCCGCAAATGGCGATCTTTACCTGCGATCAACAGCCCTATCACACGCTCGCCGAAGGGTTGCCCACGGCCCACAAACGGCCCTAG
- the pheS gene encoding phenylalanine--tRNA ligase subunit alpha, with protein sequence MDDLKQKYLTRIADAADEAALEDIRLAAVGKKGEVALKMRELGRMTPEERQTAGPALNALKDEINSALAAKKAGLADAALDARLRDEWLDVTLPARRRPAGTIHPVSQVTEEVSAIFAEMGFGVAEGPRIDTDWYNFDALNIPGHHPARAEMDTFYMHRAEGDDRPPHVLRTHTSPVQIRTMEERGAPLRIICPGGVYRADYDQTHTPMFHQVEGLAIDKDISMANLKWVLEEFFAAFFEIDGIKTRFRASHFPFTEPSAEVDIQCSWVDGQLRIGEGDGWMEVLGSGMVHPKVLAAGGIDPEQWQGFAFGMGIDRIAMLKYGIPDLRAFFDSDLRWLRHYGFASLDQPNLHGGLSR encoded by the coding sequence ATGGACGACCTCAAGCAGAAATACCTGACCCGAATTGCCGATGCTGCCGATGAAGCAGCACTTGAGGATATCCGGCTGGCCGCCGTCGGCAAGAAGGGCGAAGTGGCGCTGAAGATGCGCGAGTTGGGCCGCATGACCCCCGAGGAGCGGCAGACGGCCGGCCCCGCGCTCAACGCGCTGAAGGACGAGATCAACAGCGCGCTGGCCGCCAAGAAGGCCGGTCTGGCGGATGCGGCACTGGATGCGCGGCTGCGCGACGAATGGCTGGACGTGACATTGCCCGCCCGCCGCCGCCCCGCAGGCACGATCCATCCCGTCAGCCAGGTGACCGAAGAGGTCAGCGCCATTTTTGCCGAGATGGGGTTTGGTGTGGCCGAGGGCCCGCGCATCGACACCGACTGGTACAACTTCGACGCGCTCAATATTCCCGGCCACCATCCGGCCCGCGCCGAGATGGACACGTTCTACATGCACCGCGCCGAGGGCGACGACCGTCCGCCCCACGTCTTGCGCACCCACACCAGCCCCGTGCAGATCCGCACGATGGAGGAGCGCGGAGCGCCCCTGCGGATCATTTGCCCCGGCGGTGTGTACCGTGCCGATTATGACCAGACCCACACACCGATGTTCCATCAGGTCGAGGGGTTGGCCATCGACAAGGATATTTCGATGGCGAACCTCAAGTGGGTGCTGGAAGAGTTCTTTGCCGCGTTTTTCGAGATCGACGGCATCAAGACCCGGTTCCGCGCGTCGCATTTCCCGTTCACCGAACCCTCTGCCGAAGTCGATATCCAGTGCTCGTGGGTCGACGGGCAGTTGCGCATCGGCGAGGGCGACGGCTGGATGGAGGTGCTGGGCTCCGGGATGGTGCATCCCAAGGTGCTGGCCGCCGGTGGCATCGATCCCGAACAGTGGCAGGGCTTTGCCTTTGGCATGGGGATCGACCGGATTGCGATGCTGAAATACGGGATACCCGACCTGCGCGCGTTCTTTGACAGCGATCTGCGCTGGCTCCGGCACTATGGATTCGCAAGTTTGGATCAGCCGAACCTGCACGGTGGCCTGAGCCGCTAG
- a CDS encoding PHB depolymerase family esterase, which produces MRLFLLLFAAVFLPAMGSSKAVCHADVPCTLGDRSYHVRAPDDWDAATPMPVLLHFHGWGRQGDLIVNHGRIAGHTRNRGVLLLAPNGLGRSWDFWRAGSRDTDFALAVIEDAAKRYPIDRSRIYVSGYSYGSAMAWRFACEGGDGVAALLAISGTIPQDETCASHPRDIRHVHGLADPVLEYPFGPGGDPRGAVRLWRDTLGCGAGETAPDYAIRPFLTLSRTVWDSCAAGGRVTLDTHPGGHFIPHGWIGWQLDQLAGRAPRYP; this is translated from the coding sequence ATGAGACTATTTTTGTTGCTGTTTGCCGCGGTGTTCCTGCCTGCGATGGGGTCGTCCAAAGCGGTGTGTCACGCCGACGTGCCCTGTACGCTGGGCGATCGGTCGTATCACGTGCGTGCGCCCGATGACTGGGACGCGGCCACGCCGATGCCGGTGCTGTTGCATTTCCACGGCTGGGGCCGACAGGGCGATCTGATCGTCAACCACGGCCGCATTGCCGGTCATACCCGCAACCGTGGCGTGCTGTTGCTGGCGCCCAACGGGTTGGGCCGCAGCTGGGATTTCTGGCGCGCGGGCAGCCGCGACACCGATTTTGCGCTTGCCGTCATCGAGGACGCGGCCAAACGCTATCCCATCGACCGCAGCCGGATTTACGTCTCGGGCTATTCCTATGGGTCGGCGATGGCGTGGCGCTTTGCCTGCGAGGGCGGTGACGGGGTGGCGGCACTGCTGGCGATCAGCGGAACGATCCCACAGGACGAAACATGCGCCAGCCATCCGCGTGACATACGCCACGTGCACGGATTGGCCGATCCGGTGCTGGAATATCCCTTCGGGCCGGGTGGTGATCCGCGCGGTGCCGTGCGTCTGTGGCGCGACACGCTGGGCTGCGGTGCGGGCGAGACGGCCCCCGATTACGCGATCCGCCCGTTCCTGACGTTGAGCCGGACCGTCTGGGACAGTTGCGCCGCGGGCGGACGTGTCACGCTCGACACGCATCCGGGCGGCCATTTCATCCCCCACGGCTGGATCGGCTGGCAGCTGGACCAGTTGGCGGGCCGCGCGCCGCGCTATCCCTGA
- the pheT gene encoding phenylalanine--tRNA ligase subunit beta codes for MKFTLSWLKDHLETTASVDEITYALTDLGLEVEGVENPAAKLADFTLGYVRSAEKHPDADRLRVCQVDTDEGVQQIICGAPNAREGITVVIAKPGVYVPGIDTTIGVGKIRGIESFGMMASERELELSEEHDGIIELPSGDVGDSFVDWLAEHDPAKVDPVIEIAITPNRPDALGVRGIARDLAARGLGKLKPRDVDAVEGAFACPVSVSIDDDTLEQCPVFYGRVIRGVKNGPSPAWLQDRLRAIGLRPISFLVDVTNFFTFDRNRPLHVFDADKIAGNALRIHRAVGGETLVGLDEKEYTFAEGMTLISDADGVESIAGVMGGLPSGVTEQTVNVFVEAAYFDPVRTAYTGRALKINSDARYRFERGIDPEWTPYGIEHATRMIMDHAGGDASEVVIAGKVPDTSRAYRLDAKRVISLVGMEIPESEQRQTLTSLGFRLDGDMAHVPSWRPDVQGEADLVEEVARVASLTKLEGRPLPRLSAGVPRPILSPQQRREVAARRTAAALGYHECVTYSFIDRASAGLFGGGDDTTRLENPISSDMSHMRPDLLPGLLQAAARNQARGHGDMALFEVGPAFSGGEPGEQHLQVAGLLVGRTGPKDVLGAARDVDVFDVKADAEAVLAAIGAPAKVQILRGAADWWHPGRHGKICLGPKKVLGVFGEIHPRVLAAMDVKGPAMGFTLWPAEVPLPRKAGATRPALRTTDLQAVERDFAFVVDAGVEALTLVNAAMGADKALIADVRVFDEFIGGSLGAGKKSLALTVRLQPTDRTLKDADIEAVGAKVVEKVTKATGGVLRG; via the coding sequence ATGAAATTCACCCTTTCCTGGCTCAAGGACCACCTTGAGACGACCGCTTCTGTCGATGAGATTACCTATGCGCTGACCGATCTGGGGCTCGAGGTCGAGGGGGTCGAGAACCCCGCCGCAAAGCTGGCGGATTTCACGCTGGGCTATGTCAGATCGGCCGAAAAGCACCCCGATGCAGACCGGTTGCGCGTCTGTCAGGTGGACACCGATGAGGGCGTGCAGCAGATTATCTGCGGTGCCCCGAACGCCCGCGAAGGCATCACTGTCGTCATCGCCAAGCCCGGCGTTTATGTGCCCGGCATCGACACGACGATCGGTGTGGGCAAGATCCGCGGCATCGAGAGTTTCGGCATGATGGCGTCCGAGCGCGAGCTGGAGCTGTCGGAGGAACACGACGGCATCATCGAGCTGCCGTCGGGCGATGTGGGCGACAGTTTTGTCGACTGGCTGGCCGAGCATGACCCCGCGAAGGTCGATCCGGTGATCGAGATCGCCATCACGCCCAACCGCCCCGATGCGCTGGGCGTGCGCGGGATCGCCCGCGATCTGGCGGCGCGCGGTCTGGGCAAGCTCAAGCCGCGTGACGTGGATGCGGTCGAGGGGGCGTTTGCCTGTCCCGTCAGCGTCAGCATCGACGACGACACGCTGGAGCAGTGCCCGGTGTTCTATGGCCGCGTGATCCGTGGCGTGAAGAACGGGCCGAGCCCTGCGTGGCTGCAGGACCGTTTGCGCGCCATCGGTTTGCGCCCGATCAGTTTTCTTGTCGATGTGACCAACTTTTTCACCTTCGACCGCAACCGGCCGCTGCACGTGTTTGACGCGGACAAGATCGCGGGCAATGCGCTGCGCATCCACCGCGCTGTAGGCGGCGAGACGCTGGTGGGGCTCGACGAGAAGGAATATACCTTTGCCGAAGGGATGACCCTGATTTCGGACGCAGACGGTGTCGAGAGCATCGCCGGTGTCATGGGCGGTTTGCCCAGCGGGGTGACCGAGCAGACGGTCAATGTTTTTGTCGAGGCGGCCTATTTCGATCCGGTGCGCACCGCCTATACGGGCCGCGCGCTGAAGATCAATTCGGACGCCCGCTACCGGTTCGAGCGGGGCATCGACCCCGAGTGGACGCCCTACGGTATCGAACACGCCACGCGGATGATCATGGATCACGCGGGCGGCGACGCCTCGGAAGTCGTGATCGCGGGCAAGGTGCCCGACACATCGCGGGCCTACAGGCTCGATGCCAAGCGGGTCATATCACTGGTCGGTATGGAAATCCCCGAGAGCGAGCAGCGCCAGACGCTGACGTCGCTGGGCTTCCGGCTGGACGGGGATATGGCGCATGTGCCCAGCTGGCGCCCCGATGTGCAGGGCGAGGCCGATCTGGTCGAGGAGGTCGCGCGGGTGGCGTCGCTGACCAAGCTGGAAGGGCGGCCCCTGCCGCGCCTGAGCGCGGGCGTGCCGCGCCCGATCCTGTCACCGCAGCAGCGCCGTGAAGTGGCCGCGCGCCGCACCGCGGCGGCACTGGGGTACCACGAGTGCGTCACCTACAGTTTCATCGACCGTGCGTCGGCGGGCCTGTTCGGCGGCGGCGATGACACCACGCGGCTGGAGAACCCGATCAGCAGCGACATGAGCCACATGCGCCCCGATCTGCTGCCCGGTCTGTTGCAGGCCGCGGCCCGCAATCAGGCGCGGGGCCATGGCGATATGGCGTTGTTCGAGGTCGGCCCTGCGTTCAGCGGGGGCGAGCCGGGCGAGCAGCATCTGCAGGTCGCGGGCCTGTTGGTGGGCCGGACGGGCCCAAAGGACGTGCTGGGGGCTGCGCGGGATGTCGATGTGTTCGACGTGAAGGCCGACGCCGAAGCGGTGCTGGCGGCGATCGGTGCGCCCGCGAAGGTACAGATCCTGCGCGGCGCTGCCGACTGGTGGCATCCGGGCCGTCACGGCAAGATCTGTCTGGGTCCGAAAAAGGTGCTGGGGGTATTTGGCGAGATCCATCCCCGCGTGCTGGCCGCGATGGATGTGAAGGGCCCGGCGATGGGGTTCACCCTGTGGCCCGCAGAAGTGCCTTTGCCGCGCAAGGCCGGTGCGACCCGTCCGGCGCTGCGCACCACCGATCTGCAGGCGGTGGAGCGTGATTTTGCCTTTGTCGTGGACGCCGGGGTCGAGGCGCTGACGCTGGTCAATGCCGCGATGGGGGCCGACAAGGCGCTGATCGCCGACGTGCGCGTGTTTGACGAATTCATTGGTGGCAGTCTGGGTGCGGGCAAGAAGTCCCTCGCCCTGACCGTCCGGTTGCAGCCCACCGACAGGACCTTGAAAGATGCCGATATCGAAGCAGTTGGTGCCAAGGTTGTCGAGAAGGTGACCAAGGCGACAGGTGGTGTTCTGCGCGGATAG
- a CDS encoding YtoQ family protein: protein MLRVYLSGEIHTDWRAQIVAGAQGLDVQFSGPVTDHAASDDCGVAILGAEDKKFWHDRKGAQINAIRTRKGIADADVVVVRFGDQYKQWNAAFDAGYAAALGKSLIILHGPDHAHALKEVDAAALAVAEAPEQVVDILRYVLEGQMPG from the coding sequence ATGCTGAGAGTTTATTTATCCGGTGAGATCCACACCGACTGGCGCGCGCAGATCGTGGCGGGTGCGCAGGGGCTGGATGTGCAGTTTTCCGGCCCTGTGACGGATCATGCGGCCAGTGACGATTGCGGTGTTGCGATCCTTGGTGCCGAGGACAAAAAGTTTTGGCACGATCGCAAGGGCGCGCAGATCAACGCGATCCGGACCCGCAAGGGCATTGCCGATGCCGACGTTGTCGTCGTGCGGTTCGGGGACCAGTACAAGCAGTGGAACGCGGCCTTTGACGCAGGTTATGCGGCGGCGTTGGGCAAATCGCTGATCATCCTGCACGGGCCCGATCACGCCCATGCCCTGAAGGAAGTGGATGCGGCCGCGCTTGCGGTGGCGGAGGCGCCGGAACAGGTTGTCGATATTCTGCGCTATGTGCTGGAGGGGCAGATGCCGGGCTGA
- a CDS encoding LysE family translocator, with protein MDPILFTSFLVATLLIVALPGPSCALAAAQVVKYGPRTAGLTIAGDALGSAVHITIAVVGLKTLIGLADTVLPLLQMAGGGFVIYLAWQSWTRHATADSPALQNDRSAFLAGFFACVTNPKAIVFFIALFPGFISTDHSIVVQSAIYGVVFIALDAASIWAYALLARRVVATAAHRIDIDRLAALGLLGVGLALVIKGWRETQTAG; from the coding sequence ATGGATCCGATCCTCTTTACAAGCTTTCTCGTCGCAACCCTGCTCATCGTGGCGCTGCCGGGCCCCTCATGCGCGCTGGCAGCGGCACAGGTCGTCAAATACGGCCCCCGCACCGCTGGACTGACCATCGCGGGCGATGCACTGGGGTCGGCGGTGCATATCACCATCGCGGTCGTGGGGCTGAAAACACTGATCGGGCTGGCCGATACCGTGCTGCCCCTCCTGCAAATGGCGGGCGGCGGCTTCGTCATCTACCTCGCATGGCAAAGCTGGACCCGTCACGCCACCGCCGACAGCCCCGCGCTGCAAAACGACCGCTCGGCATTTCTTGCGGGCTTCTTCGCCTGCGTGACGAACCCCAAGGCGATCGTGTTCTTCATCGCGCTGTTTCCGGGCTTCATCTCGACGGACCATTCGATCGTGGTGCAATCGGCAATTTACGGGGTTGTGTTCATCGCGCTCGATGCCGCCTCTATCTGGGCCTACGCGCTGCTGGCCCGGCGTGTGGTCGCCACCGCCGCGCACCGCATCGACATCGACCGGCTCGCCGCTCTCGGGCTTCTGGGCGTCGGGCTCGCGCTCGTCATCAAGGGCTGGCGCGAAACACAGACCGCGGGCTGA
- a CDS encoding glutathione S-transferase family protein, producing MADLSAFPITKKWPAANSDIIQLYSFPTPNGVKASIALEEMGLAYEAHKVTLSDSDVKSPEFLSLNPNNKIPALIDPNGPDGTPMGLFESGAILIYLAEKTGTLMGSTGTERAHTLQWLMFQMGGLGPMLGQLGFFYKFAGSEWEDKRPQQRYIDEAKRLLAVLNLELAGKEWITGSSYTIADIAIAPWLRALDFYGVKDTLDWDAHTNLVDYVARFEARPAVQKGLVTPPRD from the coding sequence ATGGCTGATCTCAGCGCCTTCCCCATCACCAAGAAATGGCCCGCCGCCAATTCGGACATCATCCAGCTCTATTCCTTCCCCACGCCAAACGGCGTCAAAGCGTCGATCGCGCTCGAGGAAATGGGCCTTGCCTACGAGGCGCATAAAGTCACGCTGTCGGATTCGGACGTCAAAAGCCCCGAATTCCTGTCGCTCAACCCCAACAACAAAATCCCCGCCCTCATCGACCCCAACGGCCCCGACGGCACACCCATGGGCCTGTTCGAAAGCGGCGCGATCCTGATTTACCTCGCCGAAAAAACCGGCACGCTGATGGGCAGCACCGGCACCGAACGCGCGCACACCCTGCAATGGCTGATGTTCCAGATGGGCGGCCTTGGCCCGATGCTGGGCCAGCTCGGCTTTTTCTACAAATTCGCGGGCAGCGAATGGGAAGACAAACGCCCGCAGCAGCGCTACATCGACGAAGCGAAACGCCTGCTGGCCGTGCTCAACCTCGAACTCGCGGGCAAGGAATGGATCACCGGCAGCAGCTACACCATCGCCGATATCGCCATCGCCCCCTGGCTGCGCGCGCTTGATTTCTACGGGGTGAAGGACACGCTGGACTGGGACGCGCACACAAATCTCGTCGACTATGTCGCCCGGTTCGAAGCACGCCCCGCCGTGCAAAAAGGCCTCGTGACACCCCCGCGGGACTGA
- the mscL gene encoding large conductance mechanosensitive channel protein MscL — MLNEFKDFIAKGNVMDMAVGIIIGAAFTAIVSSLVADLINPIIGLFTGGVDFTNNYAVLSGSVPDGASLEEARESGAAVFAYGSFIMAVINFLIIAFVVFLLVKQVNRIKAMTEKPEDVAPETDTGPSELDVLLEIRDQLAKQP, encoded by the coding sequence ATGCTTAACGAATTCAAGGACTTCATTGCCAAGGGCAACGTCATGGACATGGCGGTCGGGATCATCATCGGGGCGGCGTTTACCGCGATCGTCAGCTCGCTTGTTGCGGATTTGATCAACCCGATCATCGGTCTTTTCACCGGCGGTGTCGATTTTACCAATAACTACGCTGTGCTGAGCGGATCTGTGCCGGATGGTGCATCGCTGGAAGAAGCGCGCGAGTCAGGTGCGGCGGTCTTTGCCTACGGGTCGTTCATCATGGCGGTGATCAACTTCCTCATCATTGCGTTTGTCGTGTTCTTGCTGGTCAAGCAGGTGAACCGCATCAAGGCGATGACCGAGAAGCCGGAAGACGTGGCCCCGGAGACCGATACCGGTCCGAGCGAGCTGGATGTGCTGTTGGAAATCCGCGATCAGTTGGCCAAACAGCCCTGA
- a CDS encoding MarR family winged helix-turn-helix transcriptional regulator encodes MSEVPDHIGVDLWRSFRAFEARMYDRLAQAGFDDVTVADSEVLVQIGPQGKTMVALAQGRGVSKQAVQGQVASLVRRGYLEVAPDAQDRRARRVTHSARGREMVAALASIKSDMQAELTQTVGAQGLQQLREALAQLRDALRQT; translated from the coding sequence ATGTCTGAAGTGCCGGATCATATTGGAGTCGATTTATGGCGGAGTTTTCGCGCGTTCGAAGCGCGGATGTACGACCGGCTGGCGCAGGCGGGCTTTGACGACGTCACGGTGGCCGATAGCGAGGTGCTGGTGCAGATCGGCCCGCAGGGCAAAACCATGGTGGCGCTGGCGCAGGGGCGGGGGGTGTCCAAGCAGGCGGTGCAGGGGCAGGTGGCGAGCCTTGTGCGGCGCGGATATCTGGAAGTGGCCCCCGATGCGCAGGACCGGCGCGCGCGCCGTGTGACCCACAGCGCGCGGGGCCGCGAAATGGTCGCGGCACTGGCCAGCATCAAGTCCGATATGCAGGCCGAGCTGACGCAGACGGTCGGGGCGCAGGGCCTGCAGCAGTTGCGCGAGGCGCTGGCGCAGCTGCGCGATGCGCTGCGCCAGACTTAG
- the ald gene encoding alanine dehydrogenase has protein sequence MKIGCPKEIKPQEFRVGMTPNAAQEAVNHGHSVLIETGAGVGAGFEDADYTAAGAQIIDTAAEIFATADMIVKVKEPQAVERKMLREGQLLFTYLHLAPDPDQTRDLLESGCTAIAYETVTDAAGGLPLLAPMSEVAGRLAPQVGAWTLQKANGGRGVLMGGVPGVGPARVVVIGGGVVGTHAARIAAGMGADVTVLDRSLARMRYLDDAFGGTFKTSYASAGNTIELARAADMIIGAVLIPGAAAPKLISRAQLSELKPGAALVDVAIDQGGCFETSRATTHEDPVYDVDGIMHYCVANMPGAVARTSTIALGNATMPFMLALADKGWKQACTDDPHLLAGLNVHAGKLTYYAVGKALGMDVISPQLALK, from the coding sequence ATGAAAATCGGGTGCCCCAAGGAAATCAAACCGCAGGAGTTTCGGGTCGGCATGACGCCGAACGCAGCCCAGGAGGCCGTCAACCACGGCCATAGCGTCCTGATCGAAACCGGCGCAGGCGTGGGCGCGGGCTTTGAGGATGCCGATTATACCGCCGCGGGTGCGCAGATCATCGACACCGCAGCCGAGATTTTCGCCACCGCCGACATGATCGTAAAGGTCAAGGAACCGCAGGCCGTCGAGCGCAAGATGCTGCGCGAGGGCCAGCTGCTGTTCACCTACCTGCATCTCGCCCCCGACCCCGATCAAACGCGCGACCTGCTCGAAAGCGGCTGCACCGCGATTGCCTATGAAACCGTGACCGATGCCGCGGGCGGCCTGCCGCTGCTGGCCCCCATGTCCGAAGTCGCCGGCCGTCTGGCGCCACAGGTCGGCGCGTGGACGCTGCAAAAGGCCAACGGCGGACGCGGCGTGCTGATGGGCGGCGTGCCCGGCGTCGGCCCTGCCCGCGTGGTGGTGATCGGTGGCGGGGTCGTGGGCACCCACGCCGCGCGCATCGCGGCTGGCATGGGCGCGGATGTGACCGTGCTGGACCGTTCACTGGCGCGGATGCGCTATCTCGACGACGCATTCGGCGGCACCTTCAAAACCAGCTACGCAAGTGCGGGCAACACCATCGAACTGGCCCGCGCGGCCGACATGATCATCGGCGCGGTGCTGATCCCCGGTGCCGCCGCTCCGAAACTCATCAGCCGGGCACAGCTGTCCGAACTCAAACCCGGCGCGGCGCTTGTCGATGTGGCCATCGACCAGGGCGGGTGTTTCGAGACCTCGCGCGCCACCACCCACGAAGATCCGGTCTATGACGTGGACGGGATCATGCACTACTGCGTGGCCAACATGCCGGGGGCGGTTGCGCGGACCTCGACCATCGCCTTGGGCAATGCCACGATGCCTTTCATGCTGGCGCTGGCCGACAAGGGATGGAAACAGGCCTGCACCGATGATCCGCACCTGCTGGCCGGGCTGAACGTGCACGCGGGCAAACTGACGTATTACGCGGTGGGCAAGGCGCTCGGCATGGATGTGATCTCGCCGCAACTGGCGCTGAAATAA
- a CDS encoding Lrp/AsnC family transcriptional regulator produces MSLDSIDRKILHALQRRGRMSNADLSEQVNLSPSACHRRVQRMETEGYIRDYVALLDPRKLGVPTTVFVEITLQGQADEVLDAFERSVARIPDVLECHLMAGSADYLLKVVAENTEDFARIHRQYLARLPGVGQMQSSFALRTVFKTTALPV; encoded by the coding sequence ATGAGCCTGGATTCGATTGATCGCAAGATCCTGCATGCTCTGCAGCGGCGGGGCCGGATGTCGAATGCCGACCTGTCCGAACAAGTGAATCTGTCGCCCTCTGCCTGCCACCGCCGGGTGCAGCGGATGGAGACGGAGGGGTATATTCGCGACTATGTGGCGTTGCTTGATCCGCGCAAGTTGGGCGTGCCGACGACCGTCTTTGTCGAGATCACGCTGCAGGGGCAGGCCGACGAGGTGCTGGATGCGTTCGAGCGGTCAGTGGCGCGGATACCGGATGTGCTGGAGTGTCACCTGATGGCGGGATCGGCGGATTACCTGCTCAAGGTGGTGGCCGAGAACACCGAGGATTTCGCCCGCATCCACCGCCAGTATCTGGCACGGTTGCCCGGCGTTGGGCAGATGCAGTCGAGTTTTGCGTTGCGCACGGTGTTCAAGACGACCGCCCTGCCGGTGTAG